Proteins encoded together in one Catellatospora citrea window:
- a CDS encoding serine/threonine-protein kinase, translated as MVGADASRPLRPTDPRELGGYTLLGRLGEGGMGSVYLARDPKDSLVAVKVIRTDLAGEPEFRQRFRSEVERAKQVPPFCTAEVLDADPDHESPYLVVEYVDGPSLSSVVQQRGPLTPANLHGLAIGVATALTAIHGAGVIHRDLKPSNVLLAPGTPKVIDFGIARAVEGQPGNTRTDQLIGTVAYMAPERLDTKARKALTPAADVFAWGAVVAFAGTGRITFAADSMPAVAVRIMTAEPDLDGLTGPLRELVEAALAKDPADRPTARDLLDRLLTRGPDRALSSGELPRQAAAAAEAGSRFAVVDADPTNLQPEAAAPRLRDSRWAKPAAAGLGATTLLLGGLTVALLTGALPAGFAAGTGPSPSPSVSTSVSPTPTPTPTPSASPSPSASPSPSPSRSPSRSPAPQPYLKDPLAKGLYWEDLDTDPNGATCLFTDGAYVATTLKDWSYQCGGPADALQDFRLEVDVTLLTEGSCAGLWYRKRGLYGYELRVCQNVAYVLRHAKDDPQAGLPLREIPLTRPVVLNRKTRVAVSGAQSRFRFFIGGREIAAPVDNTVFTEGRVVIGVSTEERVGTAPWQVRFQNLAMWATAA; from the coding sequence ATGGTCGGCGCCGACGCTTCGCGGCCGCTGCGGCCCACGGACCCACGTGAGCTGGGCGGCTATACGCTCCTGGGACGCCTGGGCGAGGGCGGCATGGGCAGTGTCTACCTGGCCCGCGATCCGAAGGACAGCCTCGTCGCGGTCAAGGTCATCCGGACCGACCTGGCCGGGGAGCCCGAGTTCCGGCAGCGTTTCCGCAGCGAGGTGGAGCGGGCCAAGCAGGTGCCGCCGTTCTGCACCGCCGAGGTGCTCGACGCCGACCCCGACCACGAATCCCCCTACCTGGTGGTCGAGTACGTGGACGGCCCCAGCCTGTCCAGCGTGGTGCAGCAGCGCGGGCCGCTGACCCCGGCCAACCTGCACGGCCTGGCCATCGGCGTGGCCACCGCGCTGACCGCGATCCACGGCGCGGGCGTCATCCACCGCGACCTCAAGCCCAGCAACGTGCTGCTGGCGCCGGGCACCCCGAAGGTCATCGACTTCGGCATCGCCCGCGCCGTCGAGGGGCAGCCCGGCAACACCCGCACCGACCAGCTCATCGGCACGGTGGCGTACATGGCGCCGGAGCGGCTGGACACCAAGGCGCGCAAGGCGCTGACCCCGGCGGCGGACGTGTTCGCCTGGGGCGCGGTGGTCGCCTTCGCGGGCACCGGCAGGATCACCTTCGCCGCCGACTCGATGCCCGCGGTCGCGGTGCGCATCATGACCGCCGAACCCGACCTCGACGGCCTGACCGGGCCGCTGCGCGAGCTGGTCGAGGCCGCCCTGGCCAAGGACCCCGCCGACCGGCCGACCGCCCGCGACCTGCTGGACCGGCTGCTCACGCGCGGGCCGGACCGGGCGCTGAGCTCCGGCGAGCTGCCCCGGCAGGCGGCCGCCGCGGCCGAGGCGGGCAGCAGGTTCGCGGTGGTCGACGCCGATCCGACCAACCTGCAGCCGGAGGCCGCCGCGCCGCGGTTGCGCGACTCCCGCTGGGCCAAGCCGGCGGCCGCCGGGCTCGGCGCCACCACGCTGCTGCTGGGGGGTCTCACGGTGGCCCTGCTGACCGGCGCGCTGCCGGCCGGGTTCGCCGCGGGCACCGGGCCGTCGCCCTCCCCGAGCGTGTCCACCAGCGTCTCCCCCACGCCGACGCCGACACCGACACCTAGCGCCTCCCCGTCGCCGTCGGCCTCACCATCCCCGTCCCCCTCCCGTTCGCCCAGCCGGTCCCCCGCGCCACAGCCGTATCTCAAGGACCCGCTGGCGAAGGGGCTCTACTGGGAAGACCTCGACACCGATCCCAACGGAGCCACCTGCCTCTTCACCGATGGCGCCTACGTCGCGACCACCTTGAAGGACTGGAGTTACCAGTGCGGCGGCCCCGCCGACGCGCTGCAGGACTTCCGGCTGGAGGTCGACGTGACGCTGCTGACCGAGGGTTCCTGCGCGGGGCTCTGGTACCGCAAGCGCGGGTTGTACGGCTACGAGCTGCGGGTCTGCCAGAACGTCGCCTACGTGCTCCGGCACGCCAAGGACGACCCGCAGGCCGGCCTGCCGTTGCGGGAGATCCCGCTGACCAGGCCGGTGGTGCTGAACCGGAAGACCCGTGTCGCCGTGTCCGGCGCGCAGTCCAGGTTCCGCTTCTTCATCGGTGGCCGGGAGATCGCCGCCCCGGTCGACAACACCGTGTTCACCGAGGGCCGGGTCGTCATCGGGGTCTCGACGGAGGAGCGGGTGGGCACGGCACCCTGGCAGGTGCGTTTCCAGAATCTGGCGATGTGGGCGACAGCCGCCTGA
- a CDS encoding peptidase E — protein sequence MGRPPQIFAASGLLRLPPDAAPRKRSLLMEHAVSLTGVRRARICYVPTAVGDDPAAIAAFGQAFDDTAHTVTHLRLFPQPNHADVRAHLLAQDLIWVGGGSVVNLLAVWRAHRLDAVMREAWEAGVVLGGGSAGSICWHVGGSTDSFSDDLDPVTDALAFLPYSNGVHHDLPDQPRRARFHEYVGSGLLPAGYATDDGTGLHYVGTALAEAVTSTEGADAYRVEVDATGVVSERPLGARLLS from the coding sequence ATGGGCCGCCCGCCGCAGATCTTCGCCGCGTCCGGACTGCTGCGCCTGCCGCCGGATGCCGCGCCGCGCAAGCGCAGCCTGCTGATGGAGCACGCGGTGTCGCTGACCGGGGTGCGCCGGGCCCGGATCTGTTACGTGCCGACCGCCGTGGGCGACGACCCGGCCGCGATCGCCGCGTTCGGGCAGGCCTTCGACGACACCGCGCACACGGTCACCCACCTGCGGCTGTTCCCGCAGCCCAACCATGCCGACGTGCGGGCGCACCTGCTGGCGCAGGACCTGATCTGGGTCGGCGGCGGCAGCGTGGTGAACCTGCTGGCCGTGTGGCGGGCGCACCGGCTCGACGCGGTCATGCGCGAGGCGTGGGAGGCCGGGGTGGTGCTCGGCGGCGGCAGCGCGGGCAGCATCTGCTGGCACGTCGGCGGCAGCACCGACTCGTTCTCCGACGACCTGGACCCGGTCACCGACGCGCTGGCGTTCCTGCCGTACAGCAACGGGGTGCATCACGACCTCCCCGACCAGCCCCGCCGGGCCAGGTTCCACGAGTACGTCGGCAGCGGCCTGCTGCCCGCGGGATACGCCACCGACGACGGCACGGGCCTGCACTACGTCGGCACGGCGCTGGCCGAGGCCGTCACCAGCACCGAGGGCGCGGACGCGTACCGGGTCGAGGTCGACGCCACGGGCGTGGTGAGCGAGCGCCCGCTGGGCGCGCGGCTGCTGTCCTGA
- a CDS encoding site-2 protease family protein → MADGEHGTGTDGTRAPGTDAPGEVAAVQAAVVSPGGRLKKTAGKVGTGLLAAGGLAKLGSKVLLLGKGLGVLLKFKTAGSMVLSVLFYALHWGLPFAVGFVLLLFVHEMGHVVALRAQGVRASAPMFIPGFGAFVTVEDEQRSVVDEALSSLAGPVAGVCGVLAVYGLSDLTGSTMLRALAYTGFLLNLFNLLPMLPLDGGRVAGALHPRIWFAGLIGAAVLLYFMPSPVLVFVLVLGGIETVARWRDRRAGRQDAYFDVPARRRWQIGLAYVAVAAVCLVGMHYAYVPDPR, encoded by the coding sequence ATGGCGGACGGGGAGCACGGGACGGGCACGGACGGGACGAGAGCACCGGGAACTGACGCGCCCGGCGAGGTGGCGGCGGTGCAGGCGGCCGTGGTGTCGCCGGGCGGCAGGCTGAAGAAGACCGCGGGCAAGGTCGGCACCGGCCTGCTCGCGGCAGGCGGGCTGGCGAAGCTGGGCAGCAAGGTGCTGCTGCTCGGCAAGGGCCTGGGCGTGCTGCTGAAGTTCAAGACCGCGGGCAGCATGGTGCTGTCGGTGCTGTTCTACGCCCTGCACTGGGGCCTGCCGTTCGCGGTCGGCTTCGTGCTGCTGCTGTTCGTGCACGAGATGGGACACGTCGTCGCGCTGCGCGCGCAGGGCGTGCGGGCGAGCGCGCCGATGTTCATCCCGGGTTTCGGCGCCTTCGTCACGGTGGAGGATGAGCAGCGCTCGGTCGTGGACGAGGCGCTGTCGTCGCTGGCCGGGCCGGTCGCCGGCGTCTGCGGTGTGCTGGCGGTGTACGGGCTGTCCGACCTGACCGGCTCGACGATGCTGCGCGCGCTGGCGTACACGGGATTCCTGCTCAACCTGTTCAACCTGCTGCCCATGCTGCCGCTCGACGGTGGGCGGGTGGCCGGCGCGCTGCATCCGCGCATCTGGTTCGCCGGACTGATCGGCGCGGCGGTGCTGCTGTACTTCATGCCGTCGCCGGTGCTGGTGTTCGTGCTGGTGCTGGGCGGGATCGAGACCGTGGCGCGGTGGCGTGACCGGCGCGCCGGACGCCAGGACGCCTACTTCGACGTCCCGGCGCGGCGGCGCTGGCAGATCGGCTTGGCATACGTCGCCGTGGCGGCGGTGTGCCTGGTCGGCATGCACTACGCGTACGTGCCCGACCCGCGCTGA
- a CDS encoding NUDIX hydrolase translates to MKHRAQAIVAVHLILRRDDDVLLGLRVNTGWSDGCWHLPAGHLEADESPLEALVRESAEELGLTVDPAHAELVHLLHYHESPPRLNLFFQVRQWSGSPVNAEPDKCADLHWFSLRKLPTPLVGYAGAALARLREGTSYSEWAEAGSAAR, encoded by the coding sequence GTGAAGCACAGGGCGCAGGCGATCGTCGCGGTACACCTGATCCTCCGGCGCGACGACGACGTGCTGCTGGGTCTGCGGGTCAACACGGGCTGGTCCGACGGGTGCTGGCACCTGCCGGCCGGGCACCTGGAGGCGGACGAGTCCCCGCTGGAGGCGCTGGTGCGCGAATCGGCCGAGGAGCTGGGCCTCACCGTCGACCCGGCGCACGCCGAGCTGGTGCACCTGCTGCACTACCACGAGTCGCCGCCGCGGCTGAACCTGTTCTTCCAGGTCCGTCAGTGGTCCGGCAGCCCGGTCAACGCCGAGCCCGACAAGTGCGCCGACCTGCACTGGTTCTCGCTGCGCAAGCTGCCCACGCCGCTGGTCGGCTACGCGGGCGCGGCGCTGGCGCGGCTGCGGGAGGGCACGTCCTACAGCGAGTGGGCCGAGGCCGGGTCGGCCGCCCGGTAG
- a CDS encoding carbohydrate binding domain-containing protein, which translates to MSARRRARARWGAMLLALTGLVASLVPVLTLPASAANTVTVFYRPNTAWTTVNIHYAPTGGSWTTVPGVAMDAACTGWRKKTIDLGTATGLQVVFNNGSGTWDNNNGANYSLGTGNVTVSGGVKGAGDPCATASPSPTPSSSGNDVTVFYQPNAAWTTVNIHYAPNGGSWTAVPGVAMDAACTGWRRKTISLGTATGLQVVFNNGSGTWDNNNGANYSLGTGNVTVSGGVKGAGDPCATTSPSPSPSSSPPASPTPTPSTSPSTPPPTTTGTMLGGDPRKDAIYFVMTARFYDGDTANNRGGSQHTKSGNAANNDPMFRGDFSGLIQKLDYIKGLGFSAIWITPVVLNRSDYDYHGYHGYDFFRIDARLESPGASYQNLIDTAHAKGLKIYQDVVYNHSSRWGAKGLFTPTVYGVRDSQWSWYYDVPNPSFTYDGLAVEPGSGKSYYTGDLWSTPEPAGNTCRNWGVFSGFYSAEGYKVYNCQWPSPTSGMFPSNLYHQCWIGNWEGEDARSCWLHEDLADFNTENPAVQQYLIDAYNRFIDMGVDGFRIDTAVHIPRVTWNRRFLPALEQKLISKYGAAKAKDFYVFGEVAAFVNDKWNRGSVNHSAQFFTWKERATYSADDVTAAIEQFNYENNLGTGNQPTSTNAFLQGNVYHAPDHTRFSGMNIIDMRMHMNFGDAPNAFNNGKDSDDSVNDATYNVVYVDSHDYGPNKSSTRYAGGADAWAENMSLMWTFRGVPTLYYGSEIEFQAGKQIDCGPSCPLANTGRAYYGANVEGSVTAPDFGVVSSASGAVATTLNKPLVKHLQRLNQIRRAVPALQMGQYSTEGVSGQMAYKRRYTSGTVDSFALVAVSGSATFTGIPNGVYTDAVTGASITVTNGTLTATASGKGNLRVYVLALPNNPAPGKIGADTAYLHP; encoded by the coding sequence GTGAGCGCTCGACGTCGTGCTCGCGCCCGGTGGGGAGCAATGCTGCTCGCCCTGACCGGTCTCGTCGCGAGCCTGGTGCCCGTGCTGACGCTGCCCGCGTCGGCCGCCAACACCGTCACCGTGTTCTACCGGCCGAACACGGCCTGGACGACCGTCAACATCCACTACGCGCCGACCGGCGGGTCGTGGACGACCGTGCCGGGCGTGGCGATGGACGCCGCGTGCACCGGGTGGCGCAAGAAGACCATCGACCTGGGTACGGCGACCGGGTTGCAGGTGGTGTTCAACAACGGCTCCGGCACCTGGGACAACAACAACGGGGCCAACTACAGCCTGGGCACGGGCAACGTGACCGTGTCCGGTGGGGTCAAGGGCGCCGGCGACCCGTGCGCCACCGCCTCGCCGTCACCCACCCCGTCGTCGTCGGGCAACGACGTGACCGTGTTCTACCAGCCGAATGCGGCCTGGACCACGGTGAACATCCACTACGCGCCCAACGGCGGCTCGTGGACGGCGGTGCCCGGGGTGGCGATGGACGCCGCGTGCACCGGGTGGCGCAGGAAGACCATCAGCCTGGGTACGGCGACCGGGTTGCAGGTGGTGTTCAACAACGGCTCCGGCACCTGGGACAACAACAACGGGGCCAACTACAGCCTGGGCACGGGCAACGTGACCGTGTCCGGTGGGGTCAAGGGCGCCGGCGACCCGTGCGCGACCACCTCGCCGTCTCCGTCGCCGTCCAGCTCGCCGCCGGCCTCGCCGACCCCGACGCCGTCCACGTCACCGAGCACCCCGCCGCCCACCACGACCGGGACCATGCTCGGCGGCGACCCGCGCAAGGACGCCATCTACTTCGTGATGACCGCCCGCTTCTACGACGGCGACACCGCCAACAACCGCGGCGGCAGCCAGCACACCAAGTCCGGCAACGCCGCCAACAACGACCCGATGTTCCGCGGCGACTTCTCCGGGCTCATCCAGAAGCTCGACTACATCAAGGGCCTGGGCTTCTCCGCCATCTGGATCACGCCGGTGGTGCTCAACCGGTCCGACTACGACTACCACGGCTACCACGGCTACGACTTCTTCCGCATCGACGCGCGACTGGAGTCGCCCGGCGCGAGCTACCAGAACCTCATCGACACCGCGCACGCCAAGGGCCTGAAGATCTACCAGGACGTGGTCTACAACCACAGCTCCCGCTGGGGCGCCAAGGGCCTGTTCACACCGACCGTGTACGGCGTGCGCGACAGCCAGTGGAGCTGGTACTACGACGTGCCGAACCCGTCGTTCACCTACGACGGCCTGGCGGTGGAGCCGGGCTCGGGCAAGAGCTACTACACCGGCGACCTGTGGTCGACGCCCGAGCCCGCGGGCAACACCTGCCGCAACTGGGGCGTCTTCAGCGGCTTCTACAGCGCCGAGGGCTACAAGGTCTACAACTGCCAGTGGCCGAGCCCGACCTCCGGCATGTTCCCGAGCAACCTTTACCACCAGTGCTGGATCGGCAACTGGGAGGGCGAGGACGCACGCAGCTGCTGGCTGCACGAGGACCTGGCCGACTTCAACACCGAGAACCCGGCGGTGCAGCAGTACCTGATCGACGCGTACAACCGGTTCATCGACATGGGCGTGGACGGCTTCCGCATCGACACCGCGGTGCACATCCCGCGCGTCACCTGGAACCGCCGCTTCCTGCCCGCCCTGGAACAGAAGCTGATCAGCAAGTACGGCGCGGCCAAGGCCAAGGACTTCTACGTCTTCGGCGAGGTCGCCGCGTTCGTCAACGACAAGTGGAACCGCGGCTCGGTCAACCACTCCGCCCAGTTCTTCACCTGGAAGGAGCGGGCCACCTACAGCGCCGACGACGTCACGGCGGCGATCGAGCAGTTCAACTACGAGAACAACCTCGGCACCGGCAACCAGCCCACCAGCACCAACGCGTTCCTGCAGGGCAACGTCTACCACGCGCCCGACCACACCCGGTTCTCCGGCATGAACATCATCGACATGCGCATGCACATGAACTTCGGGGACGCGCCCAACGCCTTCAACAACGGCAAGGACAGCGACGACAGCGTCAACGACGCCACCTACAACGTGGTCTACGTCGACTCGCACGACTACGGCCCGAACAAGTCCAGCACCCGCTACGCCGGGGGCGCCGACGCCTGGGCCGAGAACATGTCGCTGATGTGGACGTTCCGCGGCGTGCCGACGCTGTACTACGGCTCGGAGATCGAGTTCCAGGCCGGCAAGCAGATCGACTGCGGGCCCAGCTGCCCGCTGGCCAACACCGGCCGGGCCTACTACGGCGCCAACGTCGAAGGCAGCGTCACCGCCCCCGACTTCGGCGTGGTCTCCTCGGCCTCCGGCGCGGTCGCGACGACCCTGAACAAGCCGCTGGTCAAGCACCTGCAGCGGCTCAACCAGATCCGCCGGGCCGTGCCCGCCCTGCAGATGGGCCAGTACTCGACCGAGGGCGTGTCCGGCCAGATGGCCTACAAGCGCCGCTACACCAGCGGCACGGTGGACAGCTTCGCGCTGGTCGCCGTCTCCGGCAGCGCCACCTTCACCGGCATCCCCAACGGCGTCTACACCGACGCCGTCACCGGCGCCTCGATCACCGTCACCAACGGCACCCTGACCGCCACCGCCTCCGGCAAGGGCAACCTGCGCGTGTACGTGCTCGCCCTGCCCAACAACCCCGCCCCCGGCAAGATCGGCGCTGACACCGCCTACCTCCACCCGTAA
- a CDS encoding transglycosylase domain-containing protein produces the protein MVQRLISAFGRYSGMLRAGVLGGVVLALASLPLAVPAGIGAMKGAAILQNMPTELKDHQVGQTTYVYANDGKSLITMFYDEHRKFVPLASLSPNIVNAVIAAEDARFYSHMGVDFQSIARAFVANRQQGEVSQGASTLTMQYVRMALRDSATTAQEAVAATEQTPQRKLTEIRLAIKLEGQWTKDQIMEGYLNMAYFGHRAYGIYAASQIFFSKEPKDLTLVEAATLAGLVKAPSSFDPANQTGPALDRRNYVIRRMAELHFITADQANRAAAEPIKLKLSSPPRDCGSVPAANRDWGFFCDFFKNWWMQQPAFGPNPVARLDKLRTGGYKVVTSLDPKLQEFGMKDLLSRSKTDMRLAYGNVMVQPGTGRVLSMTVNRVYSMDQSKNGPNSDPIKRSFNVKGSYPNTVAPLLGGGDIPGYQAGSTFKMFTMVAALDAGMKMSKSFYAPHRYTSIYVVEPGGPAACGNRWCPSNASGSMTGKHNMYSGFGKSVNTYFVQLEQAVGSDKAVRMAEKMGLVWHTDVDRLHASPKHADKWGAFTLGVADTTPLEMANAYATVAAEGMYCKPSPVLSIKTPQGQELTTTVDGKQVEAAAPQCHRAFSQDVARAATDAARCVTGYKAARGSCGDWSTGSRVYAMMERPIAGKTGTTDDTRAAWFVGFTPELAAASFIADPDYVKNVAGDGNYNMPLDAVTNSLKFALKDKPVRDFNPPSSDILN, from the coding sequence ATGGTGCAGCGGTTAATCAGCGCTTTCGGCCGGTACAGCGGAATGCTCCGCGCCGGCGTCCTGGGTGGGGTCGTGCTTGCCCTCGCCTCGCTACCGCTGGCCGTACCGGCGGGCATCGGAGCCATGAAGGGCGCGGCCATCCTGCAGAACATGCCGACCGAGCTCAAGGATCATCAGGTCGGCCAGACCACCTACGTCTACGCCAACGACGGCAAGTCGTTGATCACGATGTTCTACGACGAGCATCGCAAGTTCGTGCCGCTGGCATCGCTGAGCCCGAACATCGTCAACGCCGTGATCGCCGCCGAGGACGCCCGCTTCTACTCCCACATGGGCGTGGACTTCCAGTCCATCGCCCGCGCCTTCGTGGCCAACCGCCAGCAGGGCGAGGTCTCCCAGGGCGCCTCCACGCTGACCATGCAGTACGTGCGCATGGCGCTGCGCGACAGCGCCACCACCGCCCAGGAGGCGGTCGCGGCGACCGAGCAGACCCCGCAGCGCAAGCTGACCGAGATCCGCCTGGCGATCAAGCTGGAAGGCCAGTGGACCAAGGATCAGATCATGGAGGGCTACCTCAACATGGCCTACTTCGGCCACCGGGCGTACGGGATCTACGCCGCCTCCCAGATCTTCTTCTCCAAGGAGCCCAAGGACCTGACCCTGGTCGAGGCCGCCACGCTGGCCGGCCTGGTCAAGGCGCCGTCGTCGTTCGACCCGGCCAACCAGACCGGCCCGGCCCTGGACCGGCGCAACTACGTGATCCGCCGGATGGCCGAACTCCACTTCATCACCGCGGACCAGGCCAACAGGGCGGCCGCCGAGCCGATCAAGCTGAAGCTCAGCAGCCCGCCCCGCGACTGCGGGTCGGTGCCCGCGGCCAACCGCGACTGGGGCTTCTTCTGCGACTTCTTCAAGAACTGGTGGATGCAGCAGCCCGCGTTCGGCCCCAACCCGGTGGCCCGCCTGGACAAGCTGCGCACCGGCGGCTACAAGGTGGTGACCAGCCTCGACCCGAAGCTGCAGGAGTTCGGGATGAAGGACCTGCTGAGCCGGTCCAAGACCGACATGCGGCTGGCGTACGGCAACGTGATGGTCCAGCCCGGCACCGGCCGCGTGCTCAGCATGACCGTGAACCGGGTCTACTCGATGGACCAGAGCAAGAACGGCCCGAACTCCGACCCGATCAAGCGGTCCTTCAACGTCAAGGGCAGCTACCCGAACACGGTCGCGCCGCTGCTGGGCGGCGGTGACATCCCGGGTTACCAGGCCGGTTCGACGTTCAAGATGTTCACCATGGTCGCCGCGCTGGACGCGGGCATGAAGATGTCCAAGTCGTTCTACGCCCCGCACCGCTACACCTCGATCTACGTGGTCGAGCCGGGCGGGCCGGCCGCCTGCGGCAACCGCTGGTGCCCGTCGAACGCCAGCGGCAGCATGACCGGCAAGCACAACATGTACTCCGGCTTCGGCAAGTCCGTGAACACCTACTTCGTGCAGTTGGAGCAGGCCGTGGGCTCGGACAAGGCGGTCCGCATGGCCGAGAAGATGGGCCTGGTCTGGCACACCGACGTGGACCGGCTGCACGCCTCGCCCAAGCACGCCGACAAGTGGGGCGCGTTCACGCTCGGCGTCGCCGACACCACGCCGCTGGAGATGGCCAACGCGTACGCGACCGTCGCTGCCGAGGGCATGTACTGCAAGCCCAGCCCGGTGCTGTCCATCAAGACGCCGCAGGGCCAGGAACTCACCACGACCGTGGACGGCAAGCAGGTCGAGGCCGCCGCCCCGCAGTGCCACCGCGCGTTCAGCCAGGACGTGGCCCGCGCCGCGACCGACGCCGCGCGCTGCGTCACCGGGTACAAGGCCGCCCGCGGCAGCTGTGGCGACTGGTCCACCGGTTCCCGGGTGTACGCCATGATGGAGCGCCCGATCGCCGGCAAGACGGGTACCACCGACGACACCCGGGCCGCCTGGTTCGTCGGCTTCACGCCCGAACTGGCCGCGGCCAGCTTCATCGCCGACCCCGACTACGTGAAGAACGTCGCCGGTGACGGCAACTACAACATGCCGCTGGACGCGGTGACGAACTCGCTGAAGTTCGCCCTGAAGGACAAGCCGGTGCGCGACTTCAACCCGCCCTCCAGCGACATCCTCAACTGA
- a CDS encoding SMP-30/gluconolactonase/LRE family protein: MSDVEVFDSRRCELGEGPLYAHRDGRVWWVDILGSRVLWRSADGAECGELSTSAHVGAAVPVCDGGFVACLPEGPVRLLPGGGEQRLPGYPGDTDGLRSNDAKADPAGRLWLGTMAYDERPGAGALYRLDPGAAALTTVFTGLTISNGLGWSPDGATMYHIDTPTGRVDAYDYDLGTGQPGARRTLARVDEGHPDGMCVDAEGGVWVALWAGGAVRRYTPDGRLDRVVALPTPLVTSCAFAGPRLDTLVITTASVGRPDDPHAGLVYAHQPVDVVGQPTDCYRG, translated from the coding sequence ATGTCGGACGTGGAGGTCTTCGACTCCCGGCGCTGTGAGCTGGGTGAAGGACCGCTGTACGCGCACCGCGACGGCCGCGTCTGGTGGGTCGACATCCTCGGCAGCCGGGTGCTGTGGCGCTCCGCGGACGGCGCGGAGTGCGGCGAGCTGAGCACCTCGGCGCACGTCGGCGCGGCGGTGCCGGTCTGCGACGGCGGCTTCGTGGCCTGCCTGCCGGAAGGCCCGGTGCGGCTGCTGCCCGGCGGCGGCGAGCAGCGGCTGCCCGGCTACCCCGGCGACACCGACGGGCTGCGCTCCAACGACGCCAAGGCCGACCCGGCCGGGCGGCTGTGGCTGGGCACCATGGCCTACGACGAGCGCCCCGGCGCGGGCGCGCTCTACCGCCTCGATCCGGGCGCGGCCGCGCTGACCACCGTGTTCACCGGCCTGACCATCAGCAACGGGCTGGGCTGGTCGCCCGACGGCGCGACGATGTACCACATCGACACCCCGACCGGCCGGGTCGACGCCTACGACTACGACCTGGGCACCGGGCAGCCGGGGGCGCGGCGCACGCTCGCCCGGGTCGACGAGGGCCATCCCGACGGCATGTGCGTGGACGCCGAGGGCGGGGTGTGGGTGGCGCTGTGGGCCGGTGGCGCGGTGCGCCGCTACACCCCGGACGGCCGGCTGGACCGGGTGGTCGCCCTGCCGACGCCGCTGGTGACCAGCTGTGCGTTCGCCGGACCGCGGCTGGACACGCTGGTGATCACCACGGCGTCGGTGGGCCGGCCCGACGATCCGCACGCCGGGCTCGTCTACGCCCACCAGCCGGTGGACGTGGTGGGGCAGCCCACGGACTGCTATCGCGGCTGA
- a CDS encoding asparaginase, which produces MGSRVLLLATKDTIAYRRRAGRESVASGAELLAAAAPVGAEVTVVDVTSEPGWDISPATMLALGRRVRQAAADYDGVVLTHGVDTVEETAYLVDLMAGPAAERAAIVLTGAARALDDQDSDGPANLAAALAAAADPAARGLGAVVCAGGELHAARWVTLADASGPAGFSSAPYGPLARVVHGRVERLAAPPPRPPYGGGEPEWDVALFKTHPGMDPELLGGLADRGVQGVVLEGTGQGNVPASLLAAISDLIDDDIPVVVASRTHHPAAAGALPRDVGMAERLGAIPARGLRAEKARIALMAALGDAPGVDAVRHWFAQL; this is translated from the coding sequence ATGGGTAGCCGGGTCCTGCTGCTGGCCACCAAGGACACCATCGCGTACCGGCGGCGCGCCGGGCGCGAGTCCGTCGCGTCGGGCGCGGAACTGCTCGCCGCGGCGGCCCCGGTCGGCGCGGAGGTCACCGTCGTGGACGTGACCTCCGAGCCGGGCTGGGACATCTCGCCGGCGACCATGCTGGCCCTGGGCCGCCGGGTGCGGCAGGCGGCGGCCGACTACGACGGCGTCGTGCTCACCCACGGGGTCGACACGGTCGAGGAGACCGCGTACCTGGTGGACCTGATGGCGGGCCCGGCCGCGGAGCGGGCCGCGATCGTGCTCACCGGCGCGGCGCGGGCGCTGGACGATCAGGACAGCGACGGCCCGGCCAACCTCGCCGCGGCGCTGGCCGCCGCGGCCGACCCGGCGGCGCGCGGCCTGGGCGCGGTCGTCTGCGCGGGTGGCGAGCTGCACGCCGCACGCTGGGTCACCCTGGCGGACGCGTCCGGCCCGGCCGGGTTCAGCTCGGCGCCGTACGGGCCGCTCGCCCGCGTCGTGCACGGCCGGGTGGAGCGGCTGGCCGCGCCGCCGCCGCGCCCGCCGTACGGCGGCGGGGAGCCGGAGTGGGACGTCGCGCTGTTCAAGACCCATCCCGGCATGGATCCCGAACTGCTCGGCGGCCTGGCCGACCGGGGCGTGCAGGGAGTCGTGCTGGAGGGCACCGGCCAGGGCAACGTCCCGGCGAGCCTGCTCGCCGCGATCAGCGACCTGATCGACGACGACATCCCCGTGGTGGTCGCGTCCCGCACCCACCACCCGGCCGCGGCGGGCGCGCTGCCGCGCGACGTGGGCATGGCCGAGCGGCTCGGCGCGATCCCGGCTCGCGGCCTGCGGGCGGAGAAGGCCCGCATCGCCCTGATGGCCGCGCTCGGCGACGCCCCCGGCGTGGACGCCGTCCGGCACTGGTTCGCCCAACTCTGA